A window from Halanaerobiaceae bacterium ANBcell28 encodes these proteins:
- a CDS encoding inositol monophosphatase family protein, with the protein MNLDKVYQGIEELMRKVGKYQLSTFNQTIEIDTKSSKNDLVTSSDKESEEMIVSYIKENFPTHSIFAEEGGDLSKDSEYRWIIDPIDGTNNYAHGLPIFTISVALEKEGQVVLACVYCPTLDEFFHAIKNKGAYLNRKKIDVSKQEDMSEALLATGFPYDKAINPNNNIDNFVRIVPNIRGIRRTGSAAYDLCNVARGVFDGFWELRLSLWDIAAAKLIIEEAGGKVILINNNNRINIVAANQKLLLSLLNILNQDDFKELSE; encoded by the coding sequence ATGAATTTAGATAAGGTATATCAAGGAATTGAAGAATTGATGAGAAAAGTTGGAAAATATCAGCTTTCAACTTTTAATCAAACTATAGAAATTGATACAAAGTCTTCTAAGAATGATTTGGTTACAAGTTCTGATAAGGAATCCGAGGAAATGATTGTATCCTATATAAAAGAAAATTTCCCCACTCACTCTATTTTTGCTGAAGAGGGTGGGGATTTAAGTAAAGATAGTGAATATAGGTGGATAATTGATCCTATTGATGGCACCAATAATTATGCCCATGGTTTACCTATCTTTACGATATCTGTTGCTTTGGAAAAGGAAGGACAAGTTGTATTGGCTTGTGTTTATTGCCCTACGCTTGATGAGTTTTTTCATGCTATTAAAAATAAAGGCGCATATCTTAATAGGAAAAAAATAGATGTTTCTAAGCAAGAAGATATGTCAGAGGCGTTATTGGCTACTGGTTTTCCTTATGATAAGGCCATTAATCCTAATAATAATATAGATAATTTTGTAAGGATTGTTCCGAATATTAGAGGCATAAGACGTACTGGCAGTGCTGCTTATGATCTTTGTAATGTTGCCAGGGGTGTTTTTGATGGTTTTTGGGAACTACGTCTAAGTCTCTGGGATATTGCTGCTGCTAAGTTAATAATTGAAGAGGCTGGTGGTAAAGTTATTTTGATTAATAATAACAATCGTATAAATATAGTTGCTGCCAATCAAAAACTATTGCTTTCACTATTAAATATATTGAATCAAGATGATTTTAAGGAGCTCTCTGAATAA
- a CDS encoding superoxide dismutase family protein — translation MIKILFRRRHYAPVIAYIQGGPLAPAIRGTVYFYDVPGGTDVCVRVKGLPPYQPADNGNPIGPHGFHIHEHGTCRISDPEDPFQDAGGHWAPDGQPHGNHAGDFPVLFSNNGLARMCFFTNRFKPEDVVGLTVIIHENPNDYRTQPDGDAGRRLACGVIQRAP, via the coding sequence GTGATTAAAATATTATTTAGAAGAAGACATTATGCACCTGTTATAGCCTATATACAAGGAGGACCACTTGCACCAGCTATTAGAGGAACAGTATATTTCTATGATGTACCTGGAGGTACAGATGTCTGTGTTCGAGTAAAAGGTCTCCCACCTTACCAGCCAGCTGATAATGGAAACCCAATCGGCCCTCACGGTTTTCATATTCATGAACATGGAACATGTAGAATCAGTGATCCCGAAGACCCATTCCAGGATGCAGGAGGCCACTGGGCTCCCGATGGCCAACCACATGGTAATCATGCAGGAGATTTTCCAGTTCTTTTCTCTAACAACGGACTGGCAAGAATGTGTTTCTTTACTAACCGTTTTAAACCAGAAGACGTTGTCGGTTTGACAGTTATAATTCATGAAAACCCAAATGATTATCGAACACAACCTGACGGAGACGCTGGTAGACGTTTAGCCTGTGGTGTTATTCAGAGAGCTCCTTAA
- a CDS encoding HAD-IIA family hydrolase, which produces MQLNELNKKKCFLLDMDGTIYLSNDLIDGAKDFVNLLKSSDKDFYFFTNNSSKSSADYVNKLSRLGIEIEEKRIITSGEVTIDYILKKKNNPLVYLLGTPSLEKQFLDKGIRITKNKDDNIDFLVLAFDTSLDYKKLWDAHDLILRGVEYLATNPDYVCPLAGGKSMPDCGAMINLLKTSTGKEPLVIGKPNTLMVDYIIDKTGLERKEFVMMGDRLYTDIQTAINAQISSVLVLSGESTKKDVLTAKQDPDFLINSVKDLLEVLN; this is translated from the coding sequence ATGCAATTAAATGAACTTAATAAAAAGAAATGTTTTTTGTTGGATATGGATGGTACTATTTATTTAAGCAATGATTTGATTGATGGTGCTAAGGATTTCGTTAATTTACTTAAAAGTAGTGATAAGGATTTTTATTTTTTTACTAATAATTCATCAAAAAGCTCTGCTGATTACGTAAATAAATTATCTCGACTTGGAATAGAAATAGAAGAAAAACGAATCATTACTTCTGGTGAAGTTACAATAGATTATATTTTAAAGAAAAAAAATAACCCTCTAGTTTATTTATTGGGAACACCTTCTTTAGAAAAGCAGTTTTTAGATAAGGGAATAAGAATAACTAAGAACAAGGATGATAATATAGATTTTCTTGTATTAGCTTTTGACACTAGTTTAGATTATAAGAAATTATGGGATGCTCATGATCTGATATTAAGGGGAGTAGAATATTTAGCAACTAACCCTGATTATGTTTGTCCACTTGCTGGGGGAAAATCAATGCCTGATTGTGGTGCGATGATAAATCTCTTGAAAACTTCAACAGGGAAAGAGCCACTTGTTATTGGCAAACCTAATACTCTAATGGTTGATTATATTATTGATAAAACAGGATTAGAAAGAAAAGAATTTGTAATGATGGGAGATAGATTATATACAGATATTCAAACAGCAATAAATGCCCAGATAAGTAGCGTACTTGTTTTAAGTGGTGAATCTACAAAAAAAGATGTACTTACTGCAAAGCAGGATCCTGATTTCTTGATTAATAGTGTTAAAGACTTACTTGAAGTATTAAACTAA
- the glpK gene encoding glycerol kinase GlpK has translation MREKYILAIDQGTSSSRAIIYNKQGIEIGKAQKEFKQIYPISGWVEHNPEDIWRSVIDVIEEALKRAEITADQLSAIGITNQRETTVIWDKYTGKPVYNAIVWQCRRSTEICHNLKKSGLESFFKNKTGLLLDPYFSATKIKWVLDNVEGVRSRAEKGDLLFGTIDSWLIWKLTAGKIHITDYTNASRTLIYNIHELAWDDELLKVLEIPKTLLPEVKPNSEIYGYTSENVFFGEKIAISGIAGDQQAATFGQGCFEKGMSKITFGTGSFMLMNTGDIPVSSQKGLLTTIAYGLDNQITYALEGSVFNAGTAIQWLRDELNMLDESADSKYFAEKVDNTNGVYIVPAFTGLGAPYWDPDARGTIVGLSRGSNKNHLIRATLESLVYQSQDLLKAMIEDSKLNLKDIKVDGGASANDFILQFLADISQTRVERPLNTETTSLGAAYLAGLAIGIWNDKKELLEIREVDKVFNSQLQELERKELYQGWKRAIDTTLTWSKTK, from the coding sequence ATGAGAGAGAAGTATATATTGGCTATTGATCAGGGTACTAGTAGTTCAAGAGCTATAATCTATAATAAGCAAGGAATTGAGATAGGGAAAGCTCAAAAAGAATTTAAACAGATATATCCTATATCTGGATGGGTTGAGCATAATCCTGAAGACATTTGGCGTTCTGTAATTGATGTTATAGAAGAAGCTTTAAAAAGAGCTGAAATTACAGCTGATCAATTAAGTGCTATTGGAATTACTAATCAGCGTGAAACTACCGTTATATGGGATAAATATACAGGTAAACCTGTCTATAATGCAATTGTATGGCAATGTAGAAGAAGTACTGAGATATGTCATAATCTTAAAAAAAGTGGATTAGAGAGTTTTTTTAAAAATAAAACCGGACTCTTATTAGATCCTTATTTTTCAGCTACTAAGATAAAGTGGGTACTGGATAATGTTGAAGGAGTTCGTTCGAGAGCAGAAAAAGGGGATTTGCTTTTTGGTACTATTGACAGCTGGCTGATCTGGAAATTGACTGCTGGTAAAATACATATTACTGATTATACCAACGCTTCAAGAACTCTGATTTATAATATTCATGAACTAGCCTGGGATGATGAATTGCTAAAAGTACTAGAAATTCCCAAGACTCTTTTACCTGAAGTAAAACCCAATAGTGAGATATATGGATATACTTCAGAAAACGTATTTTTTGGTGAAAAGATTGCTATATCAGGTATAGCAGGTGATCAACAAGCAGCAACTTTTGGCCAAGGTTGTTTTGAGAAAGGTATGAGCAAAATTACTTTTGGTACTGGCAGTTTTATGTTGATGAATACCGGTGATATTCCAGTATCCTCTCAAAAAGGATTACTAACAACTATAGCTTATGGTCTTGATAATCAAATTACATATGCACTTGAAGGAAGTGTTTTTAATGCTGGCACAGCTATACAATGGCTTCGTGATGAGTTGAATATGCTAGATGAATCAGCTGATTCTAAATATTTTGCAGAAAAAGTTGATAATACAAATGGAGTATATATTGTACCTGCTTTTACTGGCTTAGGGGCTCCTTATTGGGATCCTGATGCTAGAGGTACTATAGTTGGTTTATCCAGGGGTAGTAATAAAAATCATTTGATAAGGGCAACGCTTGAATCTTTGGTATATCAGAGTCAGGATTTATTAAAGGCAATGATAGAAGATTCAAAACTTAATTTAAAAGATATTAAGGTAGATGGTGGTGCTTCAGCTAATGATTTTATTTTGCAGTTTTTAGCTGATATTAGTCAAACAAGAGTTGAACGTCCACTTAACACTGAAACTACGTCTTTAGGTGCAGCATATCTAGCTGGACTGGCTATCGGGATATGGAATGATAAAAAAGAGCTATTGGAAATAAGAGAAGTTGACAAAGTCTTTAATTCTCAATTGCAAGAGCTAGAAAGAAAAGAATTATATCAAGGTTGGAAGAGAGCAATTGACACTACACTTACTTGGAGTAAAACTAAGTAG
- a CDS encoding SLC13 family permease, translating into MLTDMQLVFMILILTTISFLIPRFRSDLVALTSLLALFLTGLITVQEALAGFSNSVVIMIAALFVVGEGVFQTGLADRAGNMLVKYTGKSEFRMTFFMMILVAILSGFMSNTGTVAILLPVIVSLCSKMNISPGKLLIPMAFASSMGGTLTLIGTAPNLIASQSLINYGYEGLHFFSFTAIGSISLLIGIAYLWFIARKMLDKPNKNSDSSGKVDEVDLIDQYNICDYIYCVEVAEDSGSIEKSLKDLQWGSKYGVTVLEAIKKSTKKRFLLSSKNISEHITPGANYLVEAGDILIVYCEEESLNTLIQDSKINIVDCNSHKKRYLEKAQLAEVILTPQSKLINQKIKDIDFRDKYDLTIIAIKHQYGEARRPEENEKLLYGDTLLVHGEWKDINLLHEDKGDTVVLSHEQKAEATIQDPHKSLIAGGILIGMILMMIFEWLPAVMTVVIAALLMLLTRCVRQTDQAYRSVDWSTIVLIACMLPMATALEKTGGIEFLSDQLISGLGAIGPLAVLAGLYAISSLFSQFISNTATAVLLYPVAILSSQQMGVSPVPMVMAVAFAASMAFATPVATPPNAMVMAAGKYSFFDFMKVGMPLQIIIGICIVFMLRIFVPF; encoded by the coding sequence ATGCTTACAGATATGCAATTAGTTTTTATGATTTTGATATTAACTACTATTAGTTTCTTAATACCTCGATTTCGTTCTGACCTAGTGGCACTGACATCTTTGCTAGCATTGTTTTTGACAGGTCTTATAACTGTTCAGGAGGCATTAGCTGGATTTTCTAATAGTGTTGTTATAATGATTGCCGCTCTTTTTGTTGTAGGCGAAGGGGTATTTCAAACTGGTCTTGCTGACAGAGCAGGGAATATGCTTGTTAAGTACACTGGAAAAAGTGAGTTTCGAATGACCTTTTTTATGATGATTTTAGTTGCAATATTAAGTGGATTTATGAGTAATACAGGCACTGTTGCTATTCTTCTTCCTGTTATCGTAAGTCTTTGCAGTAAAATGAATATATCTCCAGGTAAACTACTTATTCCTATGGCTTTTGCAAGCAGTATGGGTGGTACTTTAACATTAATAGGTACTGCTCCTAACTTGATTGCTAGTCAAAGTTTGATTAATTATGGATATGAGGGTCTTCACTTTTTTTCTTTTACTGCTATAGGAAGTATTTCATTGTTGATTGGTATTGCATACCTGTGGTTTATTGCCCGCAAAATGCTTGATAAACCCAATAAAAATTCAGACAGTTCAGGAAAAGTTGATGAAGTGGACTTAATAGACCAATATAATATATGTGATTACATTTATTGTGTTGAAGTAGCAGAAGACAGTGGCTCCATTGAAAAAAGCTTAAAAGATTTACAGTGGGGATCTAAATATGGAGTGACAGTATTAGAAGCTATTAAGAAAAGTACAAAAAAGCGTTTTCTTTTATCTTCTAAAAATATCTCTGAGCATATTACCCCAGGTGCCAATTATCTTGTAGAAGCAGGAGATATATTGATTGTTTACTGTGAAGAAGAATCTTTAAATACATTAATACAAGACAGTAAAATAAATATTGTAGATTGTAATTCACATAAAAAAAGATATTTAGAAAAAGCACAGTTAGCTGAAGTAATACTTACACCACAATCTAAGTTAATAAATCAAAAAATTAAGGATATTGATTTTCGAGACAAATACGACCTTACTATTATTGCCATCAAGCATCAGTATGGCGAAGCCAGACGACCAGAGGAAAATGAGAAATTATTATATGGTGACACCCTCTTAGTCCATGGAGAATGGAAAGATATAAATCTATTACATGAAGATAAGGGTGATACCGTTGTATTAAGTCATGAACAAAAAGCAGAGGCTACTATACAAGATCCTCATAAGTCTCTTATTGCTGGCGGTATTCTTATAGGGATGATTCTAATGATGATTTTTGAGTGGTTGCCTGCTGTAATGACAGTTGTAATTGCAGCTCTTTTGATGCTTTTAACCCGTTGTGTCCGCCAAACAGATCAAGCCTATCGTTCTGTTGATTGGAGTACTATTGTACTTATAGCTTGCATGCTTCCAATGGCAACAGCACTAGAGAAAACTGGCGGGATTGAGTTTTTATCAGATCAATTAATTTCTGGACTAGGTGCCATTGGTCCTTTAGCAGTACTGGCTGGTTTATACGCTATATCATCACTTTTTAGCCAATTTATAAGCAATACCGCTACTGCTGTCTTGCTTTATCCGGTTGCGATTTTAAGCTCTCAACAGATGGGAGTAAGTCCGGTGCCTATGGTAATGGCAGTTGCTTTTGCTGCAAGCATGGCCTTTGCAACCCCTGTAGCAACACCACCTAATGCCATGGTTATGGCTGCAGGTAAATACTCATTTTTTGACTTTATGAAAGTTGGTATGCCTTTGCAAATTATAATAGGTATATGTATTGTCTTTATGCTTCGAATATTTGTTCCTTTTTAA
- the xerA gene encoding site-specific tyrosine recombinase/integron integrase produces the protein MSPNKRMEVVEMILSVSKNLNYLLIRTKYNKRLIGEIRQIKGNSFNPDKRCWKVPLLKINIDKIFTIAKTHEIRISKYLEKNVKLYRNRYVKYILIKYHLEKMNNALILKGYSRKSIKAYISQCRRFLYFAKPNLYTMEKNDIENYLLYLLKEKEVSHSYINQTISALKFLMKNILGRTNLVFELPRPKKRSKYPDVLSKKDVLKLIDALDNFKHKAILYMTYSAGLRVSEVVRLKNEDIDKERKMIYIKRAKGGKDRCTMLSDKAVVILEKYKSIYMPEYWLFPGANKENHLTERSVQRIFKKACKNAGIKKNVTVHTLRHSFATHLLENGYGTRYIQELLGHKSSKTTEIYTHVSRFDIKNIKSPLDDM, from the coding sequence ATGTCACCAAACAAACGTATGGAGGTTGTTGAGATGATTTTATCTGTGAGTAAAAATTTGAATTATTTATTAATCAGGACTAAATATAATAAAAGACTTATAGGAGAGATACGGCAAATTAAAGGGAATTCTTTTAATCCTGACAAACGTTGTTGGAAAGTTCCTTTATTAAAAATCAATATTGATAAAATTTTTACTATTGCTAAAACTCATGAAATTAGAATTAGTAAATATCTAGAGAAAAACGTTAAATTATATCGTAATAGATATGTTAAATATATTTTGATTAAATATCATTTAGAGAAAATGAATAATGCACTAATCTTAAAAGGGTATAGCAGGAAGTCAATCAAGGCTTATATATCCCAGTGTAGACGCTTTTTATATTTTGCTAAGCCTAATTTGTACACAATGGAAAAGAATGATATTGAAAATTATTTATTATACTTATTAAAGGAGAAAGAAGTATCTCATTCATATATTAATCAAACCATTAGTGCTTTAAAATTTTTAATGAAAAATATTTTAGGAAGGACAAATCTGGTATTTGAACTTCCTAGACCTAAAAAGAGAAGTAAATATCCTGATGTACTAAGTAAAAAGGATGTTTTAAAGTTAATAGATGCATTAGATAATTTTAAGCATAAAGCAATTTTATATATGACTTACTCAGCTGGTCTAAGGGTAAGCGAGGTGGTTAGATTAAAAAATGAAGATATTGATAAAGAAAGAAAAATGATTTATATAAAGAGGGCTAAAGGGGGAAAAGATCGCTGTACAATGTTGTCTGATAAGGCAGTTGTTATATTAGAAAAATATAAATCAATATATATGCCGGAATATTGGCTTTTTCCAGGGGCAAATAAGGAGAACCATTTGACAGAAAGGAGTGTACAAAGAATCTTTAAAAAAGCCTGTAAAAATGCTGGGATTAAGAAAAATGTAACAGTACATACATTAAGACACTCTTTTGCAACGCATTTATTAGAAAACGGTTATGGTACCAGGTATATACAAGAATTACTTGGGCACAAGAGTTCTAAAACCACTGAAATATATACACATGTAAGTAGGTTTGATATTAAAAATATTAAAAGTCCTTTGGATGATATGTAG